From the genome of Triticum aestivum cultivar Chinese Spring chromosome 3B, IWGSC CS RefSeq v2.1, whole genome shotgun sequence, one region includes:
- the LOC123065289 gene encoding E3 ubiquitin-protein ligase PRT1-like — MPHRVGNVHLGVGCDNCGAEPIRGNRYSCMDCAVGYDLCEDCHSKGSTCGGRFNQQHLPGHRMEANNTLLLKNVMDYNSITDNELWNDNEQPQPGGEEHDEDNGVEEYAEDEEYEEDEEDVEDVDEERTTCRIV, encoded by the exons ATGCCTCACAGGGTTGGCAATGTGCACCTTGGTGTTGGATGTGACAATTGTGGA GCAGAACCGATTCGAGGTAACAGGTATAGCTGCATGGACTGTGCGGTGGGTTACGATCTTTGTGAAGACTGCCATTCAAAGGGGTCAACATGCGGGGGGCGATTTAACCAGCAACACCTGCCTGGCCATAGAATGGAAGCTAACAATACACTGCTCCTGAAAAATGTTATGGACTACAACAGTATCACAGATAATGAGCTATGGAACGACAATGAGCAGCCTCAGCCAGGGGGTGAGGAGCATGATGAGGATAATGGGGTGGAGGAATATGCGGAAGATGAGGAAtatgaggaagatgaggaggatgtTGAGGATGTCGATGAGGAACGTACAACCTGCAGAATTGTGTAA
- the LOC123065290 gene encoding E3 ubiquitin-protein ligase PRT1 isoform X2, translated as MNPPISSWMAADNKMHFLKLEEEVVIPTTFKCAITYDLLFKPVVLVCGHTFSFWSIAEHMSILVDTLCPLCKTQFAHFPKICETYHTLVKKLKPAEYARVEAEFLEQERSLGRSSPPVDVGLQDELCFECNKLLYKPSVLNCGHVCCKSCLPSSDGLLACKRCGSVHPGKFPSVCISLDEIIPRFWLPNEVILPRGTDKCGYHGYREIPTNTENISSEFYS; from the exons ATGAACCCACCTATCTCTTCATG GATGGCTGCTGACAACAAGATGCATTTCCTGAagctggaggaggaggtggtgatcCCGACTACGTTCAAATGTGCCATTACTTA TGACTTGCTCTTCAAACCGGTGGTCTTGG TTTGTGGACACACCTTCTCGTTCTGGAGTATTGCTGAGCATATGAGCATCTTAGTTGACACTCTATGCCCCTTGTGCAAGACGCAGTTTGcacattttccaaaaatatgtgaGACTTATCATACTTTGGTTAAGAAATTGAAACCAGCGGAGTATGCAAGAGTTGAAGCGGAATTTTTAG AACAAGAGAGAagcttggggagatcatctccacCAGTTGATG TTGGTTTGCAGGATGAGCTTTGTTTTGAGTGTAACAAGCTACTATACAAGCCATCAGTCTTAAATTGTGGACACG TTTGTTGCAAAAGCTGCTTGCCATCTAGTGATGGGCTATTGGCATGCAAGCGTTGCGGAAGTGTTCATCCAGGGAAGTTTCCCTCTGTGTGCATTTCTCTGGATGAGATCAtcccaaggttttggttaccgaatgaggtaattttaccgagggggactgataaatgtggttaccacggttaccgagaaataccgacaaataccgagaatatttcgagcgaattttatagttga
- the LOC123065290 gene encoding E3 ubiquitin-protein ligase PRT1 isoform X1, translated as MAIDDFDLSSMESQPKHTTWSLNQPTVSPKSNTPKFHQTTRSATVCLTNFSNRRMAADNKMHFLKLEEEVVIPTTFKCAITYDLLFKPVVLVCGHTFSFWSIAEHMSILVDTLCPLCKTQFAHFPKICETYHTLVKKLKPAEYARVEAEFLEQERSLGRSSPPVDVGLQDELCFECNKLLYKPSVLNCGHVCCKSCLPSSDGLLACKRCGSVHPGKFPSVCISLDEIIPRFWLPNEVILPRGTDKCGYHGYREIPTNTENISSEFYS; from the exons ATGGCGATTGATGATTTTGATCTAAGTTCAATGGAGTCTCAACCAAAACATACTACATGGAGCCTCAACCAACCTACCGTATCCCCCAAATCAAACACACCTAAGTTTCATCAAACCACTCGATCTGCTACTGTTTGTCTCACTAATTTTTCAAATCGTAGGATGGCTGCTGACAACAAGATGCATTTCCTGAagctggaggaggaggtggtgatcCCGACTACGTTCAAATGTGCCATTACTTA TGACTTGCTCTTCAAACCGGTGGTCTTGG TTTGTGGACACACCTTCTCGTTCTGGAGTATTGCTGAGCATATGAGCATCTTAGTTGACACTCTATGCCCCTTGTGCAAGACGCAGTTTGcacattttccaaaaatatgtgaGACTTATCATACTTTGGTTAAGAAATTGAAACCAGCGGAGTATGCAAGAGTTGAAGCGGAATTTTTAG AACAAGAGAGAagcttggggagatcatctccacCAGTTGATG TTGGTTTGCAGGATGAGCTTTGTTTTGAGTGTAACAAGCTACTATACAAGCCATCAGTCTTAAATTGTGGACACG TTTGTTGCAAAAGCTGCTTGCCATCTAGTGATGGGCTATTGGCATGCAAGCGTTGCGGAAGTGTTCATCCAGGGAAGTTTCCCTCTGTGTGCATTTCTCTGGATGAGATCAtcccaaggttttggttaccgaatgaggtaattttaccgagggggactgataaatgtggttaccacggttaccgagaaataccgacaaataccgagaatatttcgagcgaattttatagttga